One genomic segment of Caldimonas brevitalea includes these proteins:
- a CDS encoding basic amino acid ABC transporter substrate-binding protein: protein MHTLNISLTPLWQRASMLLAGLLLSACGKQAEAPAPTPTPGTEASAAAPAPAPAKVYVVGTDAAYAPFESQNETGEIVGFDIDVVKAVAAKAGFEVKFVNTPWEGIFNTLTQGDRDFLVSAITITDERKQSMDFSQPYFDARQLIAVRDNSKVAKFDDLKKLKVGVQTGTTGDEVTSKLLGKNSPNVKRFESTPLALKELEAGGVDAVVADNGVVENYVANNPTAKFKTVSDPGFTPEQYGLAVRKGNTELMEKLNKGLADIKADGTYDQIYAKYFGAKKGDAAAAPASAAASN, encoded by the coding sequence ATGCACACCTTGAACATCTCTTTGACTCCGCTGTGGCAGCGCGCCTCGATGCTGCTGGCCGGCCTGCTGCTGTCGGCCTGTGGCAAACAAGCCGAGGCGCCCGCCCCGACGCCGACACCGGGGACCGAGGCTTCTGCTGCCGCACCCGCGCCGGCGCCGGCCAAGGTGTACGTGGTCGGGACCGATGCGGCGTATGCGCCGTTCGAGTCGCAGAACGAGACCGGCGAGATCGTCGGCTTCGACATCGACGTCGTGAAGGCAGTGGCGGCCAAGGCCGGGTTCGAGGTGAAGTTCGTCAACACGCCGTGGGAAGGCATCTTCAACACGCTGACGCAGGGCGACCGTGACTTCCTGGTCTCGGCCATCACCATCACCGACGAGCGCAAGCAGTCGATGGACTTCTCGCAGCCGTATTTCGACGCCCGCCAGCTGATCGCGGTGCGCGACAACTCCAAGGTGGCCAAGTTCGACGACCTGAAGAAGCTGAAGGTCGGCGTGCAGACCGGCACCACCGGTGACGAAGTGACCAGCAAGCTGCTGGGCAAGAACAGCCCCAACGTGAAGCGCTTCGAGTCCACGCCGCTGGCGCTGAAGGAGCTGGAAGCCGGCGGCGTCGACGCCGTGGTGGCCGACAACGGTGTGGTCGAGAACTACGTCGCCAACAACCCGACCGCCAAGTTCAAGACTGTCAGCGACCCCGGTTTCACGCCCGAGCAGTACGGCCTGGCCGTGCGCAAGGGCAACACCGAGCTGATGGAGAAGCTCAACAAGGGCCTCGCCGACATCAAGGCCGACGGCACCTACGACCAGATCTACGCCAAGTATTTCGGCGCCAAGAAGGGCGACGCCGCGGCGGCACCCGCCTCGGCCGCTGCGTCGAACTGA
- a CDS encoding amino acid ABC transporter permease, protein MDLRWEILSGYVPLFTAGLWMTVKLTIVAITGGLALGLLLGLVSSSRNAPAPKSVLGAALVKPLQWLTLAYVTFFRGTPLFVQILLVHFALMPTLIQPEHGLLLSGEAAISFRQEHGAFFSGALALTLNAGAYISEIFRAGILSIHTGQTQAAYSLGLTHGQSMRFVILPQAVRRMVPPLVNEAVTLVKDSSLVSAIGLAELALAARTVAGAYSRYWEPYLAISAMYLVLTLVLSLLARRLEAPAHLRGR, encoded by the coding sequence GTGGACCTGCGCTGGGAAATCCTGTCCGGCTACGTGCCGTTGTTCACCGCCGGCTTGTGGATGACCGTCAAGCTCACCATCGTGGCGATCACCGGGGGCCTGGCGCTCGGCCTGCTGCTCGGGCTGGTCAGCAGTTCGCGCAACGCGCCGGCGCCCAAGTCGGTGCTGGGCGCGGCGCTGGTCAAGCCGCTGCAATGGCTGACGCTGGCCTATGTCACCTTCTTCCGCGGCACGCCGCTGTTCGTGCAGATCCTGCTGGTGCATTTCGCGTTGATGCCCACGCTGATCCAGCCCGAGCACGGTCTGCTGCTGAGCGGTGAAGCGGCCATCAGCTTCCGGCAGGAGCATGGCGCGTTCTTCTCGGGCGCGCTGGCGTTGACGCTGAACGCCGGCGCCTACATCTCCGAGATCTTCCGCGCCGGCATCTTGTCGATCCACACCGGGCAGACCCAGGCCGCCTACAGCCTGGGGCTGACGCACGGGCAGAGCATGCGCTTCGTGATCCTGCCGCAGGCGGTGCGCCGCATGGTGCCGCCGCTGGTCAACGAGGCGGTGACGTTGGTGAAAGATTCGTCGCTGGTGTCGGCGATCGGCCTCGCCGAGCTGGCGCTGGCCGCCCGCACCGTCGCCGGGGCCTATTCCCGCTACTGGGAGCCCTATCTGGCGATTTCGGCGATGTATCTGGTGCTGACCCTGGTGCTGTCGCTGCTGGCCCGGCGGCTGGAAGCGCCAGCCCATCTGCGAGGGCGCTGA
- a CDS encoding PEP-CTERM sorting domain-containing protein, with product MKRKLLALGLALAAGTASAQLAVEGSEISFSGYNGTPTSFTGTLNSGFLNGLVDAGLGGKLTVTFLGKDDAWHTNTLSFGDTVINNFTTTVGSSLSFDVGAGNLNFSYADTVDGDTIANGGTPSRYGSYVVVDASKLDASSPAYGKYDFILGFNDGARHDADYDDLVVGISLAPVPEPETYALMLAGLGALGFMARRRQRQE from the coding sequence ATGAAACGCAAACTGCTCGCGCTTGGTCTCGCGCTGGCTGCCGGTACTGCAAGCGCGCAGCTGGCCGTCGAAGGCTCGGAAATCTCTTTCTCGGGCTACAACGGCACGCCGACCAGCTTCACTGGCACGCTGAACAGCGGCTTCCTCAATGGCCTGGTCGACGCTGGCCTCGGTGGCAAGCTGACGGTCACCTTCCTCGGCAAGGACGATGCGTGGCACACCAACACGCTGTCCTTCGGCGACACGGTGATCAACAACTTCACGACCACCGTCGGTAGCAGCCTGTCGTTCGACGTCGGTGCTGGCAACCTGAACTTCTCGTACGCCGACACCGTGGACGGTGACACCATCGCCAACGGTGGCACGCCCTCGCGCTATGGCAGCTATGTTGTCGTCGACGCCTCCAAGCTCGACGCCAGCTCGCCCGCTTATGGCAAGTACGACTTCATCCTGGGCTTCAACGACGGCGCCCGCCACGATGCTGACTACGACGACCTGGTCGTCGGCATCAGCCTGGCTCCCGTTCCCGAGCCCGAGACCTATGCTCTGATGCTCGCGGGCCTGGGCGCCCTGGGCTTCATGGCTCGTCGCCGCCAGCGTCAGGAGTGA
- the htpG gene encoding molecular chaperone HtpG, with product MEKQTLSFQAEVKQLLHLVAHSLYSNKEIFLRELISNASDACDKLRFEALNQNSLYEDQPNLEVRVSFDKAARTITISDNGIGLSSEEAIANLGTIAKSGTREFMDKLSGDQQKDAQLIGQFGVGFYSGFIVADRITVESRRAGARPEEGVRWSSQGTGDFEVETLTRERRGTDVILHLREGEDEYASTWKLKSIISKYSDHISLPILMRKEEWDKDKGEYVQQDEWETVNQAAALWTRSKGDITEEQYQEFYKQISYDSQAPLAYTHNRVEGRSEYTQLLYIPAKAPFDLWNRDKRGGMKLYVKRVFIMDDAEALLPVYLRFVKGVIDSADLPLNVSRELLQESRDVKAIREGSTKRVLSMLEDLAENQQEKYASFWKEFGAVLKEGVGEDNANRERLAKLLRFASTRADEGVSFADYVGRMKEGQEAIYYITADTLAAAKNSPQLEIFRKKDLEVLLLTDRVDEWMLNYLYEFDGKPLQSVAKGAVDLGKLQDEEEKKKAEEAATAFKPLLDRLKESLKDKAKDVRVTTRLVDSPACLVTEEGEMSGHLARLLKQAGQSAPETKPVLEINAEHALVQRLQDSERFDELAHILFDQALLAEGGQLEDPAAYVRRVNALLTA from the coding sequence ATGGAAAAACAGACCCTGTCGTTTCAAGCGGAAGTCAAACAACTCCTGCACCTCGTCGCGCATTCGCTGTATTCGAACAAAGAGATCTTCCTGCGCGAGTTGATCTCCAACGCGTCCGACGCCTGCGACAAGCTGCGCTTCGAGGCGCTGAACCAGAACTCGCTGTACGAAGACCAGCCCAACCTCGAAGTGCGGGTGAGCTTCGACAAGGCCGCGCGCACCATCACGATCAGCGACAACGGCATCGGCTTGTCGAGCGAAGAGGCGATCGCCAACCTGGGTACGATCGCCAAGAGCGGCACCCGCGAGTTCATGGACAAGCTGTCGGGCGACCAGCAAAAGGATGCCCAGCTGATCGGCCAGTTCGGCGTCGGTTTCTACAGCGGGTTCATCGTGGCCGACCGCATCACGGTCGAGTCGCGCCGCGCCGGCGCCCGGCCCGAAGAGGGCGTGCGCTGGAGCAGCCAGGGCACCGGCGACTTCGAGGTCGAGACCCTCACGCGCGAGCGGCGCGGCACCGACGTGATCCTGCACCTGCGCGAAGGCGAGGACGAATACGCCAGCACCTGGAAGCTGAAGTCCATCATCAGCAAGTATTCCGACCACATCTCGCTGCCGATCCTGATGCGCAAGGAGGAGTGGGACAAGGACAAGGGCGAGTACGTCCAGCAAGACGAGTGGGAAACCGTCAACCAGGCGGCCGCGCTGTGGACCCGCTCGAAGGGCGACATCACCGAAGAGCAGTACCAGGAGTTCTACAAGCAGATCAGCTACGACAGCCAGGCGCCGCTGGCCTACACGCACAACCGCGTCGAAGGCCGCAGCGAGTACACCCAGCTGCTCTACATCCCCGCCAAAGCGCCGTTCGACCTGTGGAACCGCGACAAGCGCGGCGGCATGAAGCTGTACGTCAAGCGTGTCTTCATCATGGACGACGCGGAGGCGCTGCTGCCGGTCTACCTGCGGTTCGTCAAAGGCGTGATCGACAGTGCCGACCTGCCGCTCAACGTTTCGCGCGAGTTGCTGCAGGAAAGCCGCGACGTCAAGGCGATCCGTGAGGGCTCGACCAAGCGCGTGCTGTCGATGCTGGAAGACCTGGCCGAGAACCAGCAGGAGAAGTACGCCAGCTTCTGGAAGGAGTTCGGTGCGGTGCTCAAGGAGGGCGTCGGCGAAGACAACGCCAACCGCGAGCGCCTGGCCAAGCTGCTGCGCTTCGCCTCGACCCGGGCCGACGAGGGCGTGTCGTTCGCCGACTACGTGGGGCGGATGAAGGAAGGACAGGAAGCGATCTACTACATCACCGCCGACACGCTGGCGGCGGCCAAGAACAGCCCGCAGCTGGAGATCTTCCGCAAGAAAGACCTCGAGGTGCTGCTGCTGACCGACCGTGTCGACGAGTGGATGCTGAACTACCTCTACGAATTCGACGGCAAACCGCTGCAGAGCGTCGCCAAGGGCGCCGTCGACCTGGGCAAGCTGCAGGACGAAGAGGAAAAGAAAAAGGCCGAGGAAGCCGCCACGGCGTTCAAGCCGCTGCTCGACCGCCTGAAGGAATCGCTGAAGGACAAGGCCAAGGATGTGCGGGTGACCACGCGACTGGTCGATTCGCCGGCCTGCCTGGTGACCGAGGAAGGTGAGATGAGCGGCCATCTGGCCCGTTTGCTGAAGCAGGCCGGCCAGTCGGCGCCCGAGACCAAGCCGGTGCTCGAGATCAACGCCGAGCATGCGCTGGTGCAGCGGCTGCAGGACAGCGAACGGTTCGACGAGCTGGCCCACATCCTGTTCGACCAGGCCTTGCTGGCCGAGGGAGGCCAGCTTGAAGATCCGGCGGCCTACGTGCGCCGCGTCAACGCCTTGCTAACGGCCTGA
- a CDS encoding serine/threonine protein kinase: MPPSESLDDTCLHPYSALTPDLVLDALEHAGLRGDGRLMQLNSYENRVFQVFLEDGRPVIAKFYRPDRWSDAQIDEEHAFARQLADAEIPVVAPMDLPSPEASTNPCLGRHAGFRFAVYPRRGGRGPELDDPATLQWLGRFLGRIHAVGAQQPFRHRPAIDLGSFGYDTRDWLLQHDAVPPDVLPAWRDTLDRALDAVAQSYAKAGDVRQLRLHGDCHVGNILWTPEGPHFVDLDDARTGPAIQDLWMLLSGDNSSMREQLESVLKGYEDFSHFDRRELHLIEALRTLRLVHHSAWLARRWEDPAFPLAFPWFGSSSYWSEQVVRMREQLQAMQEPPLQV, from the coding sequence ATGCCCCCATCCGAATCCCTCGACGATACCTGTCTCCACCCCTACTCGGCCCTGACCCCCGACCTCGTGCTCGACGCCCTGGAGCACGCCGGCCTGCGCGGCGATGGTCGCCTGATGCAGCTGAACTCCTACGAGAACCGCGTCTTCCAGGTGTTCCTCGAAGACGGCAGGCCGGTCATCGCAAAGTTCTACCGACCCGACCGCTGGTCGGATGCCCAGATCGACGAAGAGCACGCGTTCGCGCGGCAGCTGGCCGACGCCGAGATCCCGGTGGTCGCGCCCATGGACCTGCCGTCACCCGAGGCCAGCACCAACCCCTGCCTCGGCCGCCATGCCGGCTTTCGTTTCGCCGTCTACCCGCGCCGCGGTGGCCGCGGGCCCGAACTGGACGACCCGGCCACGCTGCAGTGGCTGGGGCGGTTTCTCGGCCGCATCCATGCCGTCGGCGCGCAGCAGCCTTTCAGGCACCGGCCGGCGATCGATCTCGGAAGCTTCGGCTACGACACCCGTGACTGGCTGCTGCAGCACGACGCGGTGCCGCCCGACGTGCTGCCGGCTTGGCGCGACACGCTGGACCGCGCGCTGGACGCCGTGGCGCAGTCTTATGCCAAGGCCGGCGACGTGCGGCAACTGCGCTTGCATGGCGACTGCCATGTGGGCAACATCCTCTGGACCCCCGAAGGACCCCACTTCGTCGACCTGGACGACGCCCGCACCGGCCCAGCGATCCAAGACCTCTGGATGCTGTTGTCTGGCGACAACTCTTCGATGCGCGAGCAGCTCGAGAGTGTGTTGAAGGGTTACGAGGATTTCTCACATTTTGATCGGCGCGAGTTACACCTGATTGAGGCGTTGCGAACCTTGCGGCTTGTGCACCACAGTGCCTGGTTGGCACGTCGATGGGAAGATCCCGCATTCCCGCTGGCCTTCCCGTGGTTCGGTAGCTCCTCCTATTGGTCGGAGCAGGTGGTCCGGATGCGTGAGCAGTTGCAAGCAATGCAAGAACCCCCGTTGCAGGTGTAA